From Anaerolineae bacterium:
TCCTGTCTTATCCAGATGGGAGGAGTTCACACGCCTGCCTCATTATAGCATATGCCGGCGGCAAGTTCAACGATGTGGAGGTGCTCATCCGGGATATGCGTCTGGCCGGCCGGCGCAGGCGCGCTCGATGATGTAGCAAAATGCTATAACATTATATAACTTTTCATAGCAAATTTGACACATACGAAAATAGGACTATACTGGTCTTGAATTGATATCCACGAGATGCGGACAAGATGGCAGACGAACTGCTCACCGTGCGTCAACTGCAGGAACTGCTGGGCGTGGACAGGGTCACGATCTACCGTCTGCTGGACAGCGGAGCGCTCCCAGGCTTTAAGGTCGGCGGGCAGTGGCGCTTTTCGCGAGCGGAGATCGAGGCCTGGCTGGCGCGCCAGCGCGCCGGCGCCGCCGCCGACAGACAGCCCTGGCGATCATCCGCCCCCTGCGGCGTGGAGAGTTTGCCCTTGTCGTGCATGGAGCCGGTGCAGGATATCTTCGCCCAGGCGGTGGACGTGTCCGTCCTCTCGGTGGACCCCGCCGGCAAGCCCCTCACCGCCATCAGCAACCCCTGTGCGTTCTGCGAACACATCCTCGCGCATCCCAAAGGCCGCGCCCGATGTCAGGCATCGTGGGCACGGCTGGTGCAAAACTCCCTGGACCCGGAGGCCCAGCGGTGTCATGCCGGCCTGCATCTGCTGGCTGAGCCAGTCGAGGTGCATGGTGAGCGGCTGGCCTGGGTGGTGGCCGGCGGGTTCGTCGTCGGCGCGCTGGGGCTGGAAGCGGTGCGTCAGCGGGTGCCGGAGGTGGCCCGCGCCATGGGTGTGCCGGAGGATGAG
This genomic window contains:
- a CDS encoding PocR ligand-binding domain-containing protein, giving the protein MADELLTVRQLQELLGVDRVTIYRLLDSGALPGFKVGGQWRFSRAEIEAWLARQRAGAAADRQPWRSSAPCGVESLPLSCMEPVQDIFAQAVDVSVLSVDPAGKPLTAISNPCAFCEHILAHPKGRARCQASWARLVQNSLDPEAQRCHAGLHLLAEPVEVHGERLAWVVAGGFVVGALGLEAVRQRVPEVARAMGVPEDELSRYLSGIHVISPADEVKVAGLLKKVAATFVELTAQRVTLLSRLQHIAELASLR